GGCAACCGTTGCCATGCTGATGATTTCAAAGGCTTTAGCCACTGGCGCAATATAACCACCGGGACGTTTAAGACTAAGTGACCAGCGTTGCAGCATTTCTTTACAGCCACCCCAACCGGGTATCACACCCACGCCCACTTCGACTAATCCCATATAGGTTTCGGCATGGGCTTGAATCGCGGCGCAATGCAGTAAGATTTCACAGCCACCGCCTAATGCCATACCAGACGGTGCGCCTACCACGGGGAAGGGGGCATATTTCATAGCTTTGTAGACATCTTGCCCGTGATGCTGCATGGATTCGATTAACTCCCACGCCGCTATATTGGCACTAAACAGCACTAAGCCTAAATTTGCGCCTACCGAGAAGTTTTCAGCTTCGTTATATAACACCAAGGCTTTATAACGTTGTGGAATAATGCTTAAGGCGTGTTGCAGCATTTCAATGATTTGCGGATCCATTGCATTCATTTTGCTGGTGAATTCCAGACAAACTACACCATCACCAATATCCCACAGGCTGGCGGAAGGGTTCTTCGCAATTGGTTGACTGTGCCGCTTAATATCTGCCAGCAATAACACACCCGCTGGGCGTTGCAAGTTGGCATAACTACCATCTAATGTAAGGTATTGCACCTCGCCGTTTTCAATCCGATAGAAACCCTGAGCGCGGGCTTTTTCAACTAAACTGGGCACAGGTTTACCGTCAGCGCTTAAGCGTTTAGCAAAATTATCTGCACCGATTTGATCAATTAGCTCAAATGGGCCGTATTTCCAGTTGTAACCTAAGCGCATGGCTTGGTCGATAGCTGGGATATTGTCGCTAACTTCTGGCAACAAAGAGGCGGCATAGCTTAAGGTTTGTGATAAGACACTCCACGCATAGTCACCGCCTTTATCGGGAGCAGCAATGAGTACGGGTAGACCGCCTTTACGCGCTGCCTCAACACTGGCTAACTGTGCAGCTTGCGAAGGTGCATACGTACCTGTGTTGAGATTAATCGACTCCTTAACTTTGCCACCCTTTTCGCGATTAATTCGGTAGAAACCGCCTTTGCCTTTACGCCCGTTATAGCCGTTTTGCAGCATCTTGCTAATCACATCCGGCAATACCATTTTATCTAGTAAGGGATCGTCAGGTGCTAAACCTTGCCGCATGGTTTGCATGAGGTGCGGCATAATGTCGATACCCACT
This DNA window, taken from Candidatus Thiocaldithrix dubininis, encodes the following:
- a CDS encoding 3-hydroxyacyl-CoA dehydrogenase NAD-binding domain-containing protein, which produces MDIRKVAVIGAGVMGAGIAAHVTNAGIPVVLLDIVPPNASDRSVVAKTAIEKMLKTEPAPFMHPKNAKLITPGNIEDDLGLLADCDWIIEAVVERLDIKQFLYHQLESVRRPDAIVSSNTSSIRLSTLMAGMPDGFQQHFLITHFFNPPRYMRLLEIAVGEQTLPAVVERIHQFCDVKLGKGVVFTHDTPGFIANRIGIYWIQTAILEAIRLGLSVEEADAVVGRPMGIPKTGVFGLSDLVGIDIMPHLMQTMRQGLAPDDPLLDKMVLPDVISKMLQNGYNGRKGKGGFYRINREKGGKVKESINLNTGTYAPSQAAQLASVEAARKGGLPVLIAAPDKGGDYAWSVLSQTLSYAASLLPEVSDNIPAIDQAMRLGYNWKYGPFELIDQIGADNFAKRLSADGKPVPSLVEKARAQGFYRIENGEVQYLTLDGSYANLQRPAGVLLLADIKRHSQPIAKNPSASLWDIGDGVVCLEFTSKMNAMDPQIIEMLQHALSIIPQRYKALVLYNEAENFSVGANLGLVLFSANIAAWELIESMQHHGQDVYKAMKYAPFPVVGAPSGMALGGGCEILLHCAAIQAHAETYMGLVEVGVGVIPGWGGCKEMLQRWSLSLKRPGGYIAPVAKAFEIISMATVAKSAQEARDYLFLRPGDAITMNRDRLLADAKAKALSMLEHYQAPPMPEINLPGKTAKVAMQLAVNDFQLQGKVTPHDAVVADALGDTLSGGDTDMTQTLTEDELFTLERKYFMQLLRTPATLARIEHMLETGKPLRN